In Acipenser ruthenus chromosome 1, fAciRut3.2 maternal haplotype, whole genome shotgun sequence, the genomic stretch atggcacattaaatttagttccaatacatggtaaaatggattccatagcataccaaaagatattggccaatcatctgagaccctccgctacaaaacttgtaAAGCGCAACTGCACGTTCCAACACAataacgatccaaagcacacatcaaaatctacttcaaaatggttaaagaataaaatcaaggttctggaatggcctagtcaaagacccaatctaaatctgattgagaatctttggtatgagctgAGAAGGCTGTGCACatgagaagtcctcggaatttgaatgaactggaataaTCTTACGTTGAAGAACGGTCACAAACCACTAAAGAATCATACCAAAAGCTCATTGAAAAATatcaatcatttaaaagaggttattattgctaaaggtgtaTCAACTAgctgttcatttcattttccttgtcagggtatgaatactgttgaatttttggagttttgcaaaaaaattgctgaaataattgtagacctctatttcttttttttttcctcatccacaaaagcaaaacttttgctagaacagatttttcctataattatttgtttgagatttctagaaattataaatttccattggggtatataaacttttgactacaactgtatgtatgaGACCTGTGGCTATAACCAGAATAAAATTCAGCACAAGTCAGATTACTGTGCACCCTTCATGTATGCATTCCTTTTAGTGTGTAACACAATAAGTAAACATTCATCCACATACTGAACttctgtgtaattatttaaacagaataTACCCAATACCTATGAACCTAAAGGAGTGCTaatcaatgttattatttttgttgtaaatcCACTCttaagcaccagcagcattatcACTACCCCTCTGCTCCACTCTTACGTTGAAGATCCTGAGAGTTAAACGCTGTTGCTGGTTCTATGTACTAAATCACTTGCTGTGATGTAGGTCAGGTTAATTAGATTGGTCCAGCTGCAATCTTGTTTCACAGACACCGATTAGCATGAATCTTGGATTACCTAATGTtacttcacttttttttgttgttgtttaaacataattgtgagaaaatagtaatatttaaaaaactatAAAACCATTAACATTTATAGGGCAAATGTGGTACACAGTTTATACATTTTCCACAGAAATATATTCACTTCCTGGTGATCCTGTCAGACAGATGATGTGTGCCCTCCTGGGTGTATTGCTATTGACACACACTTCGCCAAAACAACACCACTTCTGTAGTGAGTTTGTCATGTGAAATTAGGCCTTCAACATACATTTAAAGAACAGAGAATAGAAATGTGTTGGAACTGTAaaccaagaaaacacaattttgggGAGATTTTATAAATCAAGACACTGGTTGTGTGTTACCTCAATGGATTTCATTAAAAACTGAAAGCAGGGTCTTTTCCATGCTGGCAATGCACTTTTGTGCAAGTGACACTGAACAAAAATGCTAGTACATGCGTAAACTCCATAGTCAATACAATATTACCTTTAGTCTATAGTACATTAAAAGCTTAtagctttctctctctctctctctatatatatatatatataatctcacacacacaaatatttctcttttgcatttttgaaaaatacattagGCATTACATGACATGTCGTTTGTTGCGAGTGGTAGAATGGGCTCTTCCCATTTTTCCTAATTAATTTCAATTAGCAGATAAGGAAGCAATTTGCTATCTTAGTACACTGCACTGGTCttaagtttaatttaaacacACACTGCAAGTTTCAGATCACACGTGTATATGCATATTTACAGGGGTCAAGCAAAACCTTGTCCTAGTTTTAATAAATACCTTACTGATTCTCCCATTACCTCTAAACAGTTGCACAACCATTTAGAGTTCATAAACTCTGCCTAGCTTAAACTGTAGTATGCAATTAACTTCTCTAAActggatacaaaataaatgtgaatattcatatattcattttaaaacaataaaagatGATCAAATCataaaaatgtattgatattttaACAGCGCTCCATACAGAAGAGCACCACTTTAATTGCAGGTTTGTACAGAACAAGAAGTCTATGACtatcctaaattaaaaaaaaaaattaaaaaaaatagaaatcaaatcaaatctgTGATCAGGTTCAAATCTTCGTTGTCTAGGCACAACTGTTGCAAAAAGTGGTCCAACTTTATAGAATGGACTCAGTGCAGGTATATAAAGCAATCCATCAATAATTATCCTTCCAGCTTGACAGAATCCAGCATGGCTTGTGCTTCTTTGAACTCCTCCAATTCTGCCAAGTCTGCTTCATTTTCctgtaatacaaaaacacacatgtCTAAGCTTAAACCCATTAATTGACTTATTCCTTGTTACGGTGGCAATCCCCATACAGGGTTTACAATTCATCCTTCTGTCACAAAGTGCTGAAGGGGTATTCCACTGAACTGTAATGCTGAAAATCAACAACAATGGGATCTGGCTCAATCTGAAATTCTTCCTGGGTCATTTACTGTACAGATCCACGACGCTAGTTTGAGTTTATTATCCACTAACCGTTCTTTAGTTGATCTTGGATTTGGAAATCTGATTTCATCTAAACAATAAGAAGCTTTAGATGTCATTGTAACTGCCAACTGCCATTTTAACATCCCTTACTGTTTTATGGGGTTTGCAGTCTTTAGGAGCTGGTCTGGGTTCTACTGCTCCCACAGTGAGTTagcctggctttgagcttgtctagtGTATCACAAGTGCTGAGACTGGACAGCATTCCTCACTCCAttcaaagcatatgacatgacATTTTAATTCTGCAAGCTCTACCTACTCTAGATGGGCCAATTAAACAGACAGAGGGAGGACTTGGGgctaacagagttgaaaggttacactGTCATATAATGTTAATGGCACGAGGAAGGCTTTTGTAATCCTGGCACATAGGattctctagacaagctcaaagGAGATGGAGAGAAAAATGACTTCTTGATATTAGTGCAACAAAACCATTCGAGATTTCAAAAACCATAAATTCCATcctctttcttatttatttgtatatatttttcttgATCTTGGAATTCCTGGTTTTAATAGGGTCAATTCATTTACCAAGATAATTTaaatgtcattatatatatatatatatatatatatatatatatatatatatatatatatatatatatatatatatatatatatatatatatattcattcatttttgagtatatatacgcacacacacacacacactaaactaaaacaaattgACTACACACATTGAACATTTGAACACTTGACCCTAACCCTAttgttttgctcaaaagagccagctACATCAGATTTCAGTATATTTCATACCTCTCTCAAGGAAGCATgcgtttgaaaacaaacactggcTGTGTTTATAGCATCTTGATACCATGTCAACTATTTCTATTTTTCTAAACTTTGAATCCATGTTTATTATCAACCCTCCCCATtatggaatctttttttttaattctttcccCCCTATGTAAATCTAAATAACAGGTTTTATTGTTGTAAAATGCAATACAGGATTTAGCAGTCTGCCAGACAAATACGTATCCTTGGTTTGCTTGCAATAttcatatatctatctatatataaaaaaagaaaacgcagtGTTTTAACTCAAAGCAGACTGGAAGGTTAATGAACCGTTTGTAGCAGTGCTGGTAAAAGATACTTACTAATAACTGCCTAAGGTCTGCGTGTGCTGCTCCCAAGCGGCGCTCACAATCAGGGATCATCATCTGGGACTCCTGCAAGACTTCAATCTAAAAAACACAAGAGGAAGATACcatttacagtaaaaacaattgAGATGGAATACAACAAGAAAGTCTGGTGCTCATGTTAGTACTCAGAAGGGTAGACACACAGATAAGCTTTCTTGTTGATATTGGAAATGTTTACTTCTTGGGACAGTTTTATTGGACAATTAatatgactgacagtgaaacaaTCCTACTGAAGTGATTAAGGATGGCCAGCAAGAAGCGGCATAACTGAAACCTGCGATTGGAGACATGTTAACCAACATCTGCAGCCTTGATCTCTGGGTGGTAAGATGTGAATCCAAGTCCATGTCCCCCAATTGCATGAAGCCTACAGTTTTTAGTTGTTTGACACCTCTTCATGGCCATATATGGTTACAGTTATAGATGACTGTGGGAACTGAGCTTAAAAGGATTCGTTTAAGTACTAGTGGGGCTTGCAAAAAGAACCAGGTCAAAGCACCATGTTTGCACTAGCTTTCTAAAAGGATAATGTTACGAGTTAAACCACTTTCAATATACAATGTTACTATTGTAGTTTGGTTTTCCTGGAGTATATATAACTTTTAAAACCAAAACTGCTTTGTGGCAGTACAGGCCCTAAAGAAAGCAGAGAACACCTGTATGGAGAACCCCAAAAGCAAACAGTACTCAATCAATGGAGAGAAAGGTTAGCACAACCTCGGTCTAGCAAGGATAGCATGAATGTGTTAACACTATTGGGAGACAAAGTAATATCAATTAAATTTAgccatataaatataaaatgtaagaaGTTATAATAAAAAAGTCCTGTTCGTGTTAATAATCACAGTGCAGAAAAAGCCACATTTCCTATGTATATCTCTTACAGCTTAAAAGTAATAAAGAAATGGTGTGCTCAGATATCACACGAATAATTACTGCATGAAAAATGTTATTGAGTTATTGATCACACCATGAGCTCGCTGCAGGAGGCGCCGTCTAAAAACGAAAGTCTATACAAATGGAAAGCAGAGATCAGCAGGTTCATATTCCTGATGCTTATCATGCATAAAAAGTTATTACTCAACCTAGCACAATGTATTAGGCTCAATATTACTCTCGCCAACCGCGCAGAATAGAATTTCTAAACTGGCACCCGCTTGAGAAGCACGCTTTAACCAGTCTAATCAGAACCAGAAATTACCAGATACTCTTCTAGTTTAATAGACTAATACATTATaagaacccccccaccccccccaaaaaaacccaccAAATTAAATTCTAATATGTATAGTACATGCTTTTTGAACAGTCAATAACAGCAACAGATGTatgatatatattgtaatcagtgagattcatttataaagcatttattcTGGAAAGCGTGTGGTTTACTGCCTCATAAGCATCCTACTGTGATTAGAAGACATAATGAAGTACTGATTGGTCAAAAGATTGCAGATTCATCCGTTCATTCTGAAAAAAGACCAGTTTATTTAATCTGTCAAGTGCAGTCTTTTTAAACATCATAATACTTGAAATGTCATTTTGAATAGCATCCATATATATCCTATTTTCCAGGAGAGTATTTTATACAAACACAGAAAtgtaaatgctttaaaataatactTATGCAGAATACtggtggtgtttatttttttcagatgtgaAATTCAGAACATATTCAAGTGTGGTGCAGATTAGAGTGTATGTCTGTCCGATTGAACAGAGAATCTGCACAATATGGTATTTTCTTATATCGTCTTACTTACGGGACATCCTGCATATCTTATAAGGGCTTTTCACACTAGCCATTTCGATCTGGGGCAACCAGCAAGCGCTTTCACATTGCTAGTTTCAACCCGAGacaaaactgaaaaattaaaTGTGAATGCAACAGGGTTACACTCGCCTCAGGTTGAAAACGCGCATGACACTAGCCAAAAACAAACGTCAAGGGGCAAGGTTCACAGACCCGCTCAcagttgtaaataaaaaataaataaaaacggcaATAGTGTTATGGAGCAACGATGAGGTCCGGAAGCTGCTCAGTCTTTGGGCAAAGGAAAATATCCAGCAGCAGCTGGCtggaacaaaaataaacttaaaagtaGCATCCGGGATTGCGATTGTTGTCGTAGTAACCTGAAAAAGTTACGTCTTGCACGGAGTACACGTTGCCAGCGCCTCCTCCGAGCTTATTGTACACGAGCCCTCCTtcgcaaaataaaaagaaaaaaataaataaaatgaaagccaTGTCGGGAGCCATGCTGGATATTTACTTCCACCACTGTGTTTGACACGGGTTGAAAATATGCAGTGTGACACGGTCACGTCCAACCCCAGGGCGAACCTTAACCCGAGAACTGTAGAGCACGGAAAATGTGAATGCAAGCAGGGCTGAACTCAGGGGGGTCTCACCCCGGGGCCGCCCCGTGTACACTCAACCCGGGTTTTGGTGGTGTAGTGTGAAAAGCCCTATATAAATGTAAAGAAACACATACATTTGACCCATATGGATCGTTACAACTGAACTAAATAACAAATAATGAAACACCTTATTTAAGAATCTTTTGTTTGCAAAGGCTGTAGAACTCTTCCCGATATTAAACATTCCTTAGCAATGATTGTGCTTTATTATGATGTGAAAAGGGGATTCAGGAACAATCACTGTTTCAATGAACTACCCTCTGTATTTGTGATACCCTGCTTGAATATGGAATATACATATACTCtatatgtattaaaatgtttctaCAGAAGCTGGGGAGGTGGGGGAAATCAGACTGTGATCACCTTCACTGCATTACAAGATCCAGGTTTCAGCAGGAGAAGCttttagcacacacacacaatccctaTTACTGTTTGGCTTCTACCAGTGCACAAATGTCAGCAAAAAGGCAGCAGAAtcttttgtgtcatttgtttccATTACAACTGTCTATTAAATGTACAGATTGTGGAAAGTGGAACTGGATGGCATGATACATAAGACTGTGACCTAAGGGGTTGTATGAACCAGTGGATCAAGACAACGAGCCAACAGACGGAGAACGAAATAACTGACATTAGAGGAGTTcacaaaacacagaacagaaGCAGCTCAAAAAGGTGCTTTACGGCTTTTTAAAGCAAGGAATTATTTTACAGGTTTTAGCTAGTGAATACATAGGACTTCATATTCATTTTCTTAAAGTAAATATCtagctgtattttatttactaaatttCTTGACAAGAAAATCCCTGGGTATCAAACTACAGTTTGGTAGCATCCACTAAAGTGAGTGAAATCTGCGATTGGTTATCATACATAAAGTTTCATGCAGTATACCAGTATATGAAGCAACGAATGGCGGGAGGTTAAAACAAATGCGTCCTCAAAACGGTTCATTTTTATTGAACAGTATCAATAATCAAAGATGGAAAAAAGCATGTAATACAGCCGTTTGGTAACGTGAAGACACTCTCAAAGCGTCATCATTTGTACAGCTAGCCTTTGAAACAAGGCGGTAGTAGGGTCAGTTTTCTGTTTGTAAAGGCTTACATACTGGACGTGTCATTTCTTGTACAGGTGTCCTTGTTAGAAAGTTATGTCAAATCCAGTAGGGCTGTCATGCAGAATGCTTTGAGCTTGTCAACAATACATCCAATATTTAAACACCTGACATATTGTAAGTGGCCTGGTACTACAGTAGCTGTCGTCTATTTTTGGAAGGTATTTTTTACACTAGCCACCCATAGGCTTATTTATTGAATGGCAGCAATGAAGTCATAGAGCTATGTGTGTTGAAGGCTCATTTCTGTATCTAACCAAGATCACCCTTTGTAaatttgcatgctgcatttcTGTATAAAATACTTTGGTATCTTGGTATTTGTGAAATTAAACGCACCAGCCTTGAGAAAATAATCACATTCCATGTTATTAAGGCTTCATTTGATGCCTTTTTTTGTCATGGTCTATATATGATTTTGAAGATTTACCTAAAAAATTACCAAACATCAATAGTCCATTTCATTTCAAGATGCAGAGTCCTTCATGATATGAGCTTTGCAACACTTTCTGTAAAGCAGAAGAACGCAGCAAGACATGAAACTGAAGCACATGCAAAACACCTAAAAACCCTTTCAATGCCTCGGAATGATCCCATCACCAGTGGATAAGGAAAGCCATAATAAAATATTGATTCTGTCAAATGAATAACTTGATCGCAAATTTAACCCCACCCCTTAATCCCCTAACTTAAGGCATTTTAAGTTTCAAACATTGATTTTTGCTCTCAGCCCTAAAGCACTGAAAAATTGTACTTTAAATCAAAACGTGTGCATTTACAGAGTAGCTGTCATTTATCTTACATATTTTGGTGAACAGTAATCTCAGGTTCATATACACATCATTTTAAGAtcacaaaaggtgaaagaaaacactattttaaGCATATCATTACACTAAAAAGATAACCTCAATGTTAACAAAGGCTTACACCTTCCCATGATGTGATTTGTGTGCAGTAGCATTACAGCTGCTTACTTTGCTAACAGCTCCACATACACAATGTTACGCAGGCTAGCTTTTTGCAAATATATGTTTCACACACTTTAGCTTAAGTGGACTGTCACTCACATGACTGAATAGTTTGCCGTATAAATGGCATCCCACACATTTGTAATGCAATATTAAAGCTGTGTTACAACGGGAAGACGGCAGATATGATTTTGACAGAGAAGTGACTGTCAGTGTTTAGTTGGAgtgtttcacaaggaacagtctcaaaagtgatgactATGTGGGCCATTGTAGAGAAATTACTTCCCTGTAGGATCTGGGGTGATCCAGTCACATGTAACCATTGTACACAGTCAGCACTCGGCCATCCGTTACCCAGATGCACGTctgtcgcgttttaccgcccttgtattaagaataaaatcaatccctatcatatatatgtaacaaattaatgcacttacccgtcacacgcaatttctgactccatcaccagttttgcgatacaaagcccatctcttcaatgctacaatttatttgaatattcgTCGCAGTTTTTTTCTCTGCATGCCACATCAGTCTGAAGCAGTTGCTATTAATTAATAGATAGACAATAAATATACCCGCTACCAAACCACACCCCAGTCTTGACTGCCCGTGGATATGCATGACCGTGGCAATTTCTTTATATTTGATCTTTAATTAtatctgttgtttttttctgtaatttgcAGTtccaaagcgcttcctccagtttcacctgacgaaaatgcagccaaaacaaagcgaacagacaagctacggtaatgtaacagttaaatcattaaacagttttagatactgtgatgtatttttttaaaatctgtgatctttagttgtttttgtgcatattcatttgcaagtgaactgtgacgtTACAGCCTTATCGAGAACTATATTCTGccattttgaatactgactttggatactgtttttaattctggaaactgcgtcttttttaaaatcttttgccaaattgcattaccttttacgttgtatgcagttctgtgcatgggtaacattctGATTTCATTTTGCCATTGGGTGGTtaacagggaattttacataTTGCTACAATACatatcagatttaaaagtatgtactgtattacaatccacgTGTCGTCTTTTGGCAACTGATATTTTCAttatcatatcgttctgaattaaaatacttctgatAGTAccgtaccaacaaaaccaatacagtaccggcacatctaaatggaagcttacttattttaaaacagtcttttcagacatgtatttttgatattgcatcatttttgtgttccctgaaaaaacggacaagggttggaatgggctcAAACGAAATAATCAAATGTGTCAcatgcgtttaaccgtcactgaagtcaattttatagggttggatatgcgaGTGCCGACTAAtaactttgtttaaaacattacatttctaaCAGCAGTGCTTAAAGCTACAGAACTAATACATGAAGTACAAATTAGGAAGCATGTGTAGAAAACAAATCAATCAGAAGAGCTACAGGGGACTCTAA encodes the following:
- the LOC117403516 gene encoding tubulin-specific chaperone A-like, with the protein product MADPRVRQIKIKTGVVKRLAKEKVMYVKEAQQQAEKVEKMKAEAGDEYVIKKQIEVLQESQMMIPDCERRLGAAHADLRQLLENEADLAELEEFKEAQAMLDSVKLEG